One stretch of Gigantopelta aegis isolate Gae_Host unplaced genomic scaffold, Gae_host_genome ctg3598_pilon_pilon:::debris, whole genome shotgun sequence DNA includes these proteins:
- the LOC121392328 gene encoding EF-hand domain-containing protein D2-like gives MELKLMMEKLGEPQTHIGLKAMIKEVDEDHDGQISFREFMLILKESRDGTLEIEGLKKIANTCDVTTEGVSGAKSFFEAKVQEQAKGAKFEKEIKEEQERKRKEAEEAAERRKAFKEKASMFN, from the exons AtggaattaaaattaatgatggAGAAATTAGGAGAACCACAAACTCATATTGGATTAAAAGCTATGATCAAGGAAGTTGATGAAGACCATGATGGTCAAATTAGTTTCAGAGAA tttatgctcattttaaaagagaGTCGCGATGGCACTTTAGAAATAGAAGGTCTAAAAAAGATAGCAAATACTTGTGATGTGACAACTGAAGGAGTTAGTGGAGCAAAGAGTTTCTTTGAAGCTAAAGTTCAAGAGCAAGCAAAGGGAGCTAAATTTGAGAAGGAAAttaaag AGGAACAAGAAAGAAAACGTAAGGAAGCTGAAGAGGCTGCTGAAAGGAGAAAGGCTTTCAAAGAGAAAGCATCCATGTTTAATTAA